From one Desulfurobacterium thermolithotrophum DSM 11699 genomic stretch:
- a CDS encoding type II secretion system F family protein, protein MARYKVTFLSQDGIVNTEIVEAKNESELFSLFSERDVILLEYKKDWFSFLKEFSLLDLFQRRKISKQELADFCFYFGRALDMGISVLEILEDIGKSSKNKYFRKVMETLRERVTAGSSLSEAMELTGAFPPELIGLVKVGESTDALPKVFLNYAEYLDWVISIEKEVKQALSYPIFVSFIMVFTIAIMFGYIIPQIIPAITAMGLKEYPLPTKILLWSGKYVQIFWKEIVITPILLVIFFKLIMRYSIKARYIWDRLKISFPLIGDIFQKASLSRDMRALAEVYRSGGTILRALDIIINHVEQNLYIKSIFQKVKENIMVGDMLSVAMERSGFFQSTIIRMIKLGEETGALDKSLLRLAEIYEDDMRRKIQTMTVVIEPTLQLVLGGILGIVALGILLPVYNIISGLR, encoded by the coding sequence ATGGCTAGATATAAAGTTACTTTTTTAAGCCAAGATGGGATTGTTAATACGGAGATTGTTGAAGCAAAAAACGAAAGTGAGCTTTTTTCTTTGTTTTCTGAAAGAGATGTAATACTTCTTGAATATAAAAAAGATTGGTTTTCCTTTTTAAAGGAATTTTCTCTTTTAGATCTTTTCCAGCGAAGAAAAATTTCTAAGCAAGAGCTTGCTGACTTTTGTTTCTATTTTGGCCGGGCACTTGATATGGGAATTTCAGTGCTTGAGATTTTGGAAGATATTGGTAAAAGTTCAAAAAACAAGTATTTTCGAAAAGTTATGGAAACCTTGAGAGAAAGGGTAACAGCTGGAAGTTCTCTCTCTGAAGCTATGGAGCTTACAGGTGCATTTCCACCGGAGTTAATAGGTCTTGTCAAGGTAGGAGAAAGTACAGATGCATTACCAAAAGTGTTCCTAAACTATGCAGAATATCTTGATTGGGTCATTTCGATAGAAAAAGAAGTAAAACAAGCACTTTCTTATCCTATCTTCGTTTCCTTTATAATGGTGTTTACAATTGCAATTATGTTTGGTTACATTATTCCGCAGATAATTCCAGCTATAACTGCTATGGGATTAAAGGAATATCCTTTGCCGACAAAAATCCTTCTTTGGTCAGGAAAATATGTTCAAATATTTTGGAAAGAAATTGTAATAACTCCTATTCTTCTTGTTATTTTCTTTAAGCTAATAATGAGATATTCTATTAAGGCAAGATATATTTGGGATAGACTGAAGATTAGTTTTCCATTAATTGGAGATATCTTTCAAAAAGCTAGTCTTTCTAGGGATATGAGAGCTCTTGCTGAAGTTTATAGGAGTGGAGGGACTATTTTAAGAGCTCTCGATATAATTATTAATCATGTTGAACAAAATCTATATATAAAGAGTATTTTTCAGAAAGTAAAGGAAAATATCATGGTTGGGGATATGCTGTCCGTTGCAATGGAAAGATCTGGTTTTTTCCAAAGCACAATTATTAGAATGATAAAGTTAGGAGAGGAAACAGGAGCTTTAGATAAATCTCTTTTGAGATTAGCAGAAATTTATGAAGATGATATGAGAAGAAAGATTCAAACAATGACAGTGGTTATAGAACCTACACTTCAATTAGTTCTTGGGGGAATTCTTGGTATAGTTGCTTTAGGTATTCTTTTACCTGTTTACAATATTATTTCGGGGTTAAGATGA
- the smc gene encoding chromosome segregation protein SMC: MFIKSLKLKGFKSFADETEIRFSKGINCIVGPNGCGKSNIVDALKWIVGDTSIKGMRASNIKDVIFKGSEGRRAARSAEVSITLIKDDLFTFSESEVELKRRIKSTGDSEFLINNRKVRLKDIQEFFASIGLGNRDYAFFEQGQIDRVLKMKPQERRLLIDEAAGITSFKEKKEETLQKLSEAEQNLESVRSVIDEVGKNLRTLKSQAEKAKKFQELRNLEKELELKLLGLQLKNLRLEKEVSENSLKLLQEDRISLEREVSVLQVELEELRKELESITKEIEETSQELYEVEKSKKEASVKREFLQKEIKRLEEELKEKTFEREHKIRKIESIRKELQLIFQEESELQKKLEDLENREKEKERIVKELQQKRKAFEERLKELKSSLSTTSTQISKLQLDMAREEERFKSLKNIKEKLPGEIEKLQKEKEYYLSYIERFVEKENSLKEKIEKLKEELENLKKEKKELLERLEVINSEVSEKREEIVSLRSKIESIEKFLTSINLGKLEEKIIESGKKGKVKGYIGLLVNLIDVDNGWEKIVESYLSQFGAGIVLETFEDVIWVKERIKGSGRVLLLSADVGNVKKIEIEEAKPVISHVKPKDLRILNLVNVLFSNVFFVPSGAERLARKYPQCVFIDEELNIFTGTGSIVGKFKKNSLLEMEKELENLKEKLTREEKVLSCLQSKVLPIREEIDEKEEGIDSLKEAIQQKKMELFEVGSKIKEARRKLADLERKENELEDKLKRAVESINSYNSRKDIFLQKIESLSKKKDELVKEIEKLEEDIKKLEANIGIEKEELSKYVSKKILLAEKLKNLKERKESKERFVRTLQKEIEEIEKRIEKDEENLKKAAIGVKRAEEILGGVDESIDEIKKELQLLEERRGEITSMVKTKEEALKSKNKDLSEVQNKLKETEVAVARFNVKEEEIISKILELEKSVSDALEAALAAGSEEEVKKELINLKEKISKIGNVNFLAIEEYEKVKERYGFILEQEKDLIESIKNLREAIRKLDEEIEKKFTETLKAVNRNFRRTFKQIFGGGDAKLILTDKNISEAGIEIEAKPPGKKHSNINLLSGGERTLVALAFLYALYSVRPAPFVVLDEVDAALDDANTLRFIELLKQMALETQVIVVTHNKLTMEAADVLYGVTMEVPGVSKIIGVSFESILSV; this comes from the coding sequence ATGTTTATAAAGTCCTTAAAATTAAAGGGATTTAAATCTTTTGCAGATGAGACTGAAATTAGGTTTTCTAAAGGAATAAACTGTATTGTAGGTCCAAACGGTTGTGGTAAAAGCAACATAGTTGATGCTCTTAAGTGGATTGTAGGAGATACTTCTATTAAGGGAATGAGAGCATCGAACATAAAGGATGTGATTTTTAAAGGTTCAGAAGGAAGAAGAGCTGCAAGAAGTGCTGAGGTTTCTATAACACTCATTAAGGATGATCTGTTTACTTTTTCGGAGTCTGAGGTTGAGCTCAAGAGGAGGATTAAATCTACAGGAGATAGTGAGTTCCTGATCAATAATAGAAAGGTCAGATTGAAGGATATTCAGGAATTTTTTGCATCTATTGGACTTGGAAATAGGGATTATGCTTTTTTTGAACAGGGACAGATAGATAGAGTTTTGAAGATGAAACCGCAGGAAAGAAGACTTCTCATAGATGAAGCTGCTGGAATAACTTCTTTTAAAGAAAAGAAAGAAGAAACTCTCCAAAAACTTTCTGAAGCCGAGCAAAACCTTGAAAGTGTAAGAAGTGTTATAGATGAAGTGGGAAAAAATTTAAGAACTTTAAAAAGTCAGGCTGAAAAAGCAAAAAAGTTTCAAGAGCTCCGAAATCTTGAAAAAGAGCTCGAACTCAAACTTTTAGGACTTCAGCTAAAGAACTTGAGACTTGAAAAAGAAGTTTCTGAGAATTCTCTAAAACTACTTCAGGAAGATAGAATATCTCTTGAAAGAGAAGTGTCAGTCCTTCAGGTTGAATTAGAGGAACTAAGGAAAGAGTTAGAAAGCATCACAAAAGAAATAGAAGAAACCTCTCAGGAGCTATATGAAGTTGAGAAAAGCAAAAAAGAAGCTTCTGTTAAAAGGGAATTTTTGCAGAAAGAAATAAAAAGGTTAGAAGAAGAACTAAAAGAAAAAACGTTTGAGAGAGAGCACAAAATAAGAAAAATAGAATCTATAAGAAAAGAGCTCCAATTAATTTTCCAAGAAGAGTCAGAACTTCAAAAAAAATTGGAAGATTTAGAAAATAGAGAAAAAGAAAAAGAAAGAATAGTTAAAGAGCTCCAGCAGAAAAGAAAAGCTTTTGAAGAAAGACTTAAAGAATTAAAGTCTTCTTTGTCGACAACATCAACACAAATATCTAAACTTCAACTTGATATGGCAAGAGAAGAAGAACGATTTAAGTCACTTAAGAATATTAAGGAAAAACTTCCAGGCGAAATTGAGAAGCTCCAAAAAGAAAAAGAATACTACTTATCTTACATAGAAAGGTTTGTAGAAAAAGAAAATTCTTTAAAGGAGAAAATAGAAAAACTTAAAGAGGAACTTGAAAATCTGAAAAAAGAAAAGAAAGAACTCTTAGAAAGATTGGAAGTTATAAACTCTGAAGTTTCAGAGAAACGAGAAGAAATTGTTTCTTTGAGATCGAAGATAGAAAGTATAGAAAAGTTTCTTACTTCTATAAATCTTGGAAAATTAGAAGAAAAAATTATTGAAAGTGGAAAAAAAGGAAAAGTAAAGGGATATATTGGACTTCTTGTAAATCTTATAGATGTTGATAATGGGTGGGAAAAGATTGTAGAAAGTTATTTATCACAATTTGGAGCAGGTATAGTTCTTGAAACTTTTGAAGATGTAATTTGGGTAAAGGAAAGAATAAAAGGAAGTGGCAGAGTTTTACTTCTTTCAGCAGATGTTGGAAATGTAAAAAAGATAGAGATAGAAGAAGCTAAACCTGTTATTTCTCACGTTAAACCAAAGGATTTGAGAATTTTAAACCTTGTAAATGTGCTCTTTTCAAATGTTTTCTTTGTACCTTCTGGTGCAGAAAGACTTGCAAGGAAATACCCTCAATGTGTTTTCATAGACGAAGAACTTAACATTTTTACAGGAACAGGTTCTATTGTAGGAAAGTTTAAAAAGAACTCCCTTCTTGAAATGGAAAAAGAGCTTGAAAACTTAAAAGAAAAACTTACTCGTGAAGAAAAAGTTTTATCTTGTCTTCAGTCTAAAGTTTTACCTATTAGGGAAGAAATAGATGAAAAGGAAGAAGGAATAGATTCTTTGAAAGAAGCTATTCAGCAAAAGAAAATGGAGCTTTTTGAAGTTGGTTCTAAGATTAAGGAAGCAAGAAGAAAACTTGCGGATTTAGAAAGAAAAGAAAATGAACTTGAAGATAAGCTGAAAAGGGCAGTTGAATCTATTAACTCTTACAATTCAAGGAAAGATATTTTTCTACAAAAAATAGAATCTCTTTCTAAAAAGAAGGATGAACTAGTAAAAGAAATAGAGAAATTAGAAGAAGATATTAAGAAACTAGAAGCAAACATTGGAATTGAAAAAGAGGAGTTATCTAAGTATGTTTCAAAAAAGATTCTCCTTGCAGAGAAACTAAAGAACTTAAAAGAAAGAAAAGAAAGTAAGGAACGCTTTGTGAGAACACTGCAGAAAGAAATTGAGGAAATAGAAAAAAGGATTGAAAAGGATGAAGAAAATTTAAAGAAAGCAGCAATTGGAGTAAAAAGAGCAGAAGAAATTCTAGGAGGAGTTGATGAGTCAATAGATGAAATTAAAAAAGAGCTTCAACTTCTTGAGGAGAGAAGAGGAGAAATTACATCTATGGTAAAGACTAAAGAAGAAGCTTTAAAAAGTAAAAATAAAGATCTATCCGAAGTTCAAAATAAGTTAAAAGAAACGGAAGTTGCTGTTGCAAGGTTTAATGTAAAAGAGGAAGAGATAATTTCCAAGATACTTGAACTTGAAAAGAGTGTTTCTGATGCACTTGAGGCAGCTTTAGCTGCAGGGAGCGAAGAAGAAGTAAAAAAAGAGCTCATAAATCTCAAGGAAAAAATTTCAAAAATCGGAAATGTAAACTTTCTTGCTATTGAAGAATACGAAAAAGTAAAAGAACGCTATGGATTTATTTTAGAACAGGAAAAAGATCTAATAGAATCAATAAAAAACCTTAGAGAAGCTATAAGAAAACTTGATGAAGAGATAGAAAAGAAGTTTACAGAAACGCTTAAAGCTGTTAACAGGAATTTTAGAAGAACCTTTAAACAAATTTTTGGTGGTGGAGATGCAAAGTTAATTCTTACTGATAAGAATATCTCAGAAGCAGGAATTGAGATAGAAGCAAAGCCTCCTGGAAAAAAACACAGTAATATTAATCTTCTTTCTGGGGGTGAGAGAACTTTAGTTGCCCTTGCATTTCTTTATGCTCTTTATTCAGTTCGTCCTGCTCCATTTGTTGTTTTAGATGAAGTTGATGCAGCATTAGATGATGCAAATACGCTAAGATTTATAGAACTTCTCAAACAGATGGCTCTTGAAACTCAAGTTATAGTAGTTACTCACAACAAGTTAACAATGGAAGCTGCTGATGTTCTTTATGGAGTAACAATGGAAGTACCTGGCGTTTCTAAGATAATAGGAGTTTCTTTTGAATCTATTTTATCGGTATAG
- a CDS encoding SDR family NAD(P)-dependent oxidoreductase: MKTVFLTGAAGFIGYKTAEILIQKGYNVIGVDNLNNYYDVRLKEYRLKNLEKNKNFKFYQVDIENFGALKVIFEDNKIDGVINLAARAGVRYSLIDPFVYVRTNTTGTLNLLELMKDKKVKKFVLASTSSLYAGQPMPFKEDLPVNTPISPYAASKKGAEAVAYSYHYLYGIDVTVLRYFTVYGPIGRPDMSIFRFIKWIDEGKPIEIFGDGTQSRDFTYIDDIAKGTVKALETETGYEIINLGGNKPYELNYVIELIEEYIGKKAEKIYKPFHKADLKATWADIEKAKRILDWEPQIPLEEGLKKTVDWHIENREWLKNIILP; this comes from the coding sequence ATGAAAACAGTTTTTCTTACTGGTGCAGCTGGGTTCATTGGATATAAAACTGCCGAGATACTTATTCAAAAAGGGTATAACGTTATAGGTGTTGATAACCTAAATAATTATTACGATGTAAGACTAAAAGAATATCGACTAAAAAATTTAGAGAAAAACAAGAATTTTAAGTTTTACCAAGTTGATATAGAGAATTTTGGAGCTCTAAAAGTCATATTTGAAGATAATAAAATAGATGGAGTCATCAACCTTGCAGCAAGGGCAGGTGTAAGGTATAGCCTAATAGATCCTTTCGTTTATGTAAGAACGAATACAACAGGAACTTTAAACCTTCTTGAATTAATGAAAGATAAAAAAGTAAAAAAGTTTGTTCTTGCCTCTACTTCCTCCCTTTACGCTGGACAACCTATGCCTTTTAAGGAAGATTTGCCTGTTAATACACCTATTTCTCCTTATGCTGCAAGTAAAAAAGGTGCTGAAGCAGTAGCCTATTCCTATCACTATCTTTATGGCATTGATGTAACAGTTTTAAGATATTTCACAGTTTACGGTCCTATTGGAAGACCTGACATGAGTATTTTTAGGTTCATAAAGTGGATAGATGAAGGAAAACCTATAGAAATTTTTGGTGACGGAACTCAAAGTAGAGACTTTACATATATTGATGATATAGCAAAGGGAACAGTTAAAGCACTTGAGACAGAAACAGGTTATGAAATAATCAATTTAGGAGGAAATAAACCTTACGAACTTAATTACGTTATAGAGTTAATTGAAGAATATATTGGTAAAAAGGCAGAAAAAATCTATAAACCTTTCCATAAGGCAGACTTAAAAGCAACTTGGGCAGACATAGAAAAGGCAAAAAGAATCTTAGATTGGGAACCGCAAATTCCTCTTGAAGAAGGATTGAAAAAAACAGTAGATTGGCACATTGAAAATAGGGAATGGTTGAAAAACATTATCTTGCCTTAA
- a CDS encoding replicative DNA helicase, whose amino-acid sequence MKLFDIEAEYSVLGSMIVQPSFIFRGVELLQPEDFFKEQNKVLFRFIRDLIAEGYTETQLNEISFKDELIKRNLFEKVGGEEHLGYVVEFALDSYEKFESACKIVKDKALLRKIIDVAKHINEKVEETPDPDTLIDDIEKRVFSLSEERITNTLTPICEVIPEIVKKIEELASRREMVTGLPSGYTELDRMTSGFHDSDLIILAARPSMGKTAFALSIAYNIAVKEGKTVAFFSLEMSKEQIVTRLISQDSGVPLHKIRSGFLFPQEIDKILESADRIREAPIYIDDTPGITILEMRAKSRRLQSEKGLDLIIVDYLQLMRGIRRTESRQQEVSEISRSLKALAKELNVPLIALSQLSRQVEHRSDKRPQLSDLRESGCLTGDTLIIDADTGKRIPIKELVGKTFNTLALDTDLKIRKFRVTKVFPSGRKKVYLLKTRSGREIKASANHPFLKLSGWVRLDELKVGDWIAVPRQYNLEVREDSLKEEEVILLAHLIGDGCVLPKQPIHYTSADLENINIVKEVAERLYGIKGKVVKQENWYHLYLPSPYRLTHGKKHPITLLYERLDLKRVRAYEKELPEKLFECDNQKLKLFVKHLWATDGNISISKGNVSIYYSSTSKILIHQLQHLLLRLGILSKIAISKKENFRPTYQLHITDRNNQLKFLKEIGCFGSRGKIIPEAIRILSNRKYNPNKDVIPKEVWTLYVKRSKDRYGISWRELSKRINTSYCGSTLLKHGVSRERLLRIFEAIPDEILFNLATSDILWDEIVEIKELGEEEVYDMTVPEVHNFVANDVIVHNSIEQDADVVMFIHRPEVYKKNPDPEEQGIAEIIIAKQRNGPTGTAKLAFIKEFTRFENLEESAVQHVVEEEKEEKEEVKAPPEEPFIIEDNQFNFDDSEDYDFDF is encoded by the coding sequence ATGAAGCTATTTGATATTGAAGCTGAATACTCAGTTTTAGGTTCAATGATAGTCCAACCCTCTTTCATCTTTAGAGGTGTTGAGCTTCTGCAGCCAGAAGACTTTTTTAAAGAGCAAAATAAAGTACTTTTTAGATTTATTAGGGATCTTATTGCCGAAGGATATACAGAAACACAGCTAAATGAGATTTCATTTAAAGATGAGCTTATAAAAAGAAATCTCTTTGAGAAAGTAGGGGGAGAAGAACATTTAGGTTATGTCGTAGAATTTGCATTAGATAGTTACGAAAAGTTTGAATCCGCTTGCAAGATAGTAAAAGATAAAGCACTTCTTAGAAAGATTATTGATGTCGCAAAACACATAAATGAAAAAGTGGAAGAAACACCTGATCCTGATACTTTAATAGATGATATAGAAAAGAGAGTCTTTTCACTTTCAGAGGAAAGAATAACAAATACTCTTACTCCCATCTGTGAAGTTATTCCGGAAATAGTGAAAAAGATAGAAGAGTTGGCTTCTAGAAGGGAGATGGTCACAGGTCTCCCTTCTGGTTATACTGAACTTGATAGAATGACTTCAGGTTTCCATGATTCCGATCTCATAATCTTAGCAGCCCGTCCATCTATGGGTAAAACTGCTTTTGCTTTATCGATTGCTTATAACATTGCGGTTAAAGAAGGAAAAACAGTGGCTTTCTTTAGCCTTGAAATGTCAAAAGAGCAAATAGTGACAAGGTTAATTTCTCAAGATTCAGGAGTTCCTCTTCACAAAATTCGTTCAGGTTTCCTCTTTCCTCAGGAAATAGACAAGATACTTGAATCTGCTGACAGAATCAGGGAAGCACCAATTTACATTGATGACACTCCAGGAATTACCATCTTAGAAATGAGAGCAAAATCAAGGAGACTTCAAAGCGAAAAAGGACTTGATTTAATTATAGTTGACTATCTTCAGCTTATGAGGGGAATCAGAAGAACAGAAAGTAGACAGCAAGAAGTTTCTGAAATTTCTCGCTCTCTTAAAGCACTTGCAAAGGAGCTAAATGTACCGTTAATTGCTCTTTCTCAGCTTTCCCGACAGGTTGAGCACAGATCAGATAAGAGACCTCAGCTTTCTGATCTAAGAGAAAGTGGTTGTTTAACAGGAGATACTTTAATAATTGATGCAGATACTGGAAAGAGAATTCCAATAAAAGAGCTTGTAGGAAAAACTTTTAATACTCTTGCTCTTGATACCGATTTAAAGATACGCAAGTTTAGAGTGACAAAAGTTTTTCCTTCTGGAAGGAAAAAGGTTTATCTTTTAAAAACACGTTCTGGTAGGGAGATTAAGGCAAGTGCCAATCATCCGTTTCTAAAACTCTCTGGATGGGTTAGACTTGATGAACTGAAAGTTGGAGACTGGATAGCTGTTCCACGTCAATATAATCTAGAAGTTAGGGAAGATTCATTAAAAGAGGAAGAGGTAATTCTTCTAGCTCATTTGATAGGTGATGGTTGTGTACTTCCGAAACAGCCGATACACTACACATCAGCAGATTTAGAAAACATAAACATAGTGAAAGAAGTTGCTGAAAGGCTTTACGGAATAAAAGGAAAAGTTGTAAAGCAGGAGAACTGGTATCATCTTTATCTACCGTCTCCCTATAGACTTACACACGGGAAAAAACATCCAATTACGCTTCTCTATGAAAGATTAGATCTTAAAAGAGTTAGAGCTTATGAAAAGGAACTTCCAGAAAAACTGTTTGAATGCGACAACCAAAAACTAAAGCTTTTTGTAAAGCATCTTTGGGCAACGGATGGAAATATAAGCATTTCAAAAGGTAATGTTTCAATTTACTACTCTTCAACAAGTAAAATCTTAATACACCAGCTACAACATCTATTGCTAAGGTTAGGAATCCTTTCAAAAATTGCAATTTCAAAGAAAGAGAACTTTAGACCAACTTATCAGCTCCACATAACCGATAGAAATAATCAATTAAAATTCTTAAAAGAAATAGGTTGCTTTGGTAGTAGAGGAAAAATAATACCTGAAGCGATTAGAATTTTAAGTAATAGGAAATACAATCCGAATAAGGATGTTATTCCTAAGGAAGTATGGACTCTTTATGTGAAGAGAAGTAAGGATAGATATGGTATTTCATGGAGGGAGCTTTCTAAGAGGATTAATACTTCGTATTGTGGTTCTACTCTTCTTAAACATGGAGTTTCAAGAGAAAGGCTTTTAAGGATATTTGAAGCAATTCCCGATGAAATTCTCTTTAATCTTGCGACCTCAGACATTTTGTGGGATGAGATTGTAGAGATAAAGGAATTAGGTGAAGAGGAAGTTTATGATATGACTGTTCCTGAAGTTCATAACTTTGTAGCAAATGACGTCATTGTTCATAACAGTATTGAGCAAGATGCAGACGTTGTGATGTTTATCCATAGACCGGAGGTCTATAAGAAGAATCCTGATCCCGAGGAGCAAGGAATAGCAGAGATAATTATTGCAAAGCAGAGAAACGGTCCTACAGGAACGGCAAAACTTGCATTTATAAAGGAATTTACAAGATTTGAAAATCTTGAGGAATCAGCTGTTCAACATGTTGTAGAAGAAGAAAAGGAAGAAAAGGAAGAAGTTAAGGCTCCTCCAGAGGAACCTTTTATAATAGAAGATAATCAGTTTAACTTTGATGATTCAGAAGATTATGATTTTGACTTTTAA
- the trpE gene encoding anthranilate synthase component I produces the protein MLEIERVKELSQNGYNLIPVFKEVLADLETPLSAFLKLKPLGANMLLESVEGGEKWGRFSIIGIGSLITIKSKGNFALIENLGRIKVRTFKNDPLEVLEEVYSSLRPYKLEGLPKVWGGFFGYLSYDVVKFFEPRVNVNRFKEDSFLYDMVFSIPEVLLVFDNVTKTLKIISYILTEKGELENEYRRAVETIEKIEELLKKNSPHREIEPVGSESSWQVNFSNEDFMKAVEKAKEYIRAGDVIQVVLSRRFEKFFYGDPLTLYRALRHINPSPYMYFLDYEDFQIVGASPEVLVRVEDGTIETRPIAGTRRRGKTLEEDIAMEKELLSDEKERAEHIMLVDLARNDVGRVAETGSVRVTDLMIIERYSHVMHIVSNVVGSLRKDKSIFDVLRACFPAGTVSGAPKVRAMEIIDEIEPSERGVYAGAVGYFSFDGNLDTAIAIRTAIVRRNKVYIQAGAGIVADSIPELEVKETVNKAKALFKAVELAEKGLKG, from the coding sequence ATGCTTGAGATAGAAAGAGTTAAGGAACTTTCTCAAAATGGTTATAACCTAATTCCGGTTTTTAAAGAGGTTCTTGCTGATCTTGAAACTCCTCTTTCTGCGTTTTTAAAACTTAAGCCTTTGGGAGCAAATATGCTCCTAGAGAGTGTAGAAGGAGGAGAGAAGTGGGGTAGATTTTCTATTATTGGAATTGGAAGTTTGATTACGATAAAAAGTAAGGGGAATTTTGCTCTTATAGAGAATCTAGGTAGAATAAAAGTTAGGACTTTTAAAAATGATCCTCTTGAAGTTCTTGAAGAAGTTTATTCATCTCTTCGTCCTTATAAGTTGGAAGGTCTTCCAAAAGTTTGGGGAGGTTTTTTCGGTTATCTTTCTTATGATGTTGTTAAGTTTTTTGAGCCAAGAGTTAATGTAAATAGATTTAAAGAGGACTCTTTTTTATACGATATGGTTTTTTCAATTCCAGAAGTTCTCCTTGTTTTTGATAACGTAACTAAGACTTTAAAGATAATTTCTTATATTTTGACAGAAAAAGGAGAGCTTGAGAACGAGTATAGAAGAGCGGTAGAAACTATAGAGAAGATAGAAGAGCTCCTTAAAAAAAATTCTCCTCACAGAGAAATCGAGCCTGTTGGTTCTGAATCTTCTTGGCAGGTAAACTTTAGCAACGAAGATTTTATGAAAGCAGTTGAAAAAGCAAAAGAGTATATAAGAGCAGGAGATGTTATCCAAGTAGTTCTTTCAAGACGTTTTGAGAAATTTTTCTATGGAGACCCTTTAACTCTTTATAGGGCTTTAAGACACATAAATCCTTCTCCTTACATGTACTTTCTTGACTATGAGGACTTTCAAATAGTTGGAGCTTCACCTGAAGTTCTTGTAAGAGTAGAAGACGGAACTATTGAAACTCGTCCGATTGCTGGAACAAGGAGAAGAGGTAAAACGTTAGAAGAAGATATCGCAATGGAAAAAGAGCTCTTATCTGATGAAAAGGAAAGAGCTGAACACATTATGCTTGTTGATCTTGCTAGAAACGATGTTGGCAGAGTTGCCGAAACTGGAAGTGTGAGAGTAACAGATTTAATGATTATAGAAAGATACTCCCATGTTATGCATATTGTTTCTAACGTAGTTGGAAGCTTAAGAAAGGATAAAAGTATTTTTGATGTTCTTAGAGCGTGTTTTCCTGCTGGAACTGTTTCTGGAGCTCCCAAAGTAAGAGCCATGGAAATAATTGACGAAATAGAGCCTTCAGAAAGGGGAGTTTATGCTGGAGCAGTAGGCTATTTTTCCTTTGATGGAAATCTTGACACTGCGATAGCTATAAGGACAGCAATCGTCAGAAGAAATAAAGTTTATATTCAAGCAGGTGCAGGAATCGTTGCAGATTCTATTCCGGAGTTAGAAGTAAAAGAAACTGTAAACAAGGCTAAGGCACTTTTTAAGGCAGTAGAGCTCGCAGAAAAAGGATTAAAGGGATGA
- the nusG gene encoding transcription termination/antitermination protein NusG has protein sequence MFEIDTPKWHVVYIKPRKEEVVKVQLERIGIKTFYPKVKVVKKGIEKVEPMFPLYMFAKFSVVKDFFNVHFARGVKRVVKFGNQVPSLSEEFIEYLRSVNGCLIENKLGIKESDCVKIVDGPFRNFTGKVLKMKRGEERVVVLLKAMNSLTLEVPVEYVEITTERKNA, from the coding sequence GTGTTTGAAATTGACACGCCAAAATGGCATGTTGTTTATATTAAACCAAGAAAAGAAGAAGTTGTAAAAGTTCAGCTTGAAAGGATAGGTATTAAAACTTTTTATCCAAAAGTAAAAGTTGTTAAAAAGGGCATAGAGAAAGTAGAGCCTATGTTTCCACTTTACATGTTTGCAAAGTTTTCAGTAGTCAAAGATTTCTTCAATGTTCATTTCGCTAGGGGTGTTAAAAGAGTGGTAAAATTCGGAAATCAGGTACCTTCTTTAAGTGAAGAGTTTATTGAGTATCTAAGATCTGTTAATGGCTGTTTGATAGAGAATAAATTGGGAATTAAGGAAAGTGATTGTGTAAAGATAGTTGATGGACCTTTTAGAAATTTTACAGGTAAAGTTCTCAAGATGAAAAGGGGTGAAGAAAGAGTGGTTGTACTTTTGAAGGCTATGAATTCTCTAACGCTTGAGGTACCAGTTGAATATGTAGAAATTACGACGGAGAGAAAGAATGCTTGA